The Kordia sp. SMS9 genome window below encodes:
- a CDS encoding CocE/NonD family hydrolase: MKSGNHIVVIFVFVSLCLVQNAVAQKLTKEDYTKKEVYIEMRDGIQLYTAIYTPKNSTKKYPIILSRTTWGNRPYGADKKHRYISYNKTLLAEGNIFVHQDVRGRFMSQGEFDNTRPVVSTNNPKAVDELTDTYDSVEWLLKNVQHNNGNVGVLGTSYPGFYAALSAISGHPAIKAVSPQAPVCDLFFDDIHRNGTFGIYFWPSLDAIGIQTPDNTDKWWDMYNLSKVKNKDGYDFYLNDLGSLKNSDKFMNPDNFLWKQIVAHPNYDNFWQERNPLPHMKNIHCEVLVVGGWNDMEDLYGTLGFFNAINDQNANINPYLVIGPWAHGDYRYERGAYAIGNVYFGKNLTTYFQEKIEAPFFNRYLKGTDKDIEIPKISLFDTGSLKWKHFENYPQATAKNEITYYTSEKGKLSHNKTSTTSATKGINYVSDPNKPVPYSADRTLQKYSPKLFIAEDQRFSSSRTDVITFSTETLQNDVEVFGAIEAVLQVATDQTDADWMVKVIDVYPNEEVADSLKINKNVLMEGYERIVRWDVIRGRFRESFESPKPFVPNQKTKVNLNLLDVMHTFKKGHKIMIQIQNSYFPYLDRNPQKYVPNIYKADDSDFTKANHTIFFDSYIKFNVVNGQYHKKNNDE; the protein is encoded by the coding sequence ATGAAAAGTGGTAATCACATCGTTGTAATTTTTGTATTTGTAAGTCTGTGCTTAGTGCAAAATGCTGTAGCACAAAAGCTGACAAAAGAAGATTACACAAAAAAAGAAGTATACATTGAAATGCGCGATGGCATACAATTATACACTGCAATTTATACACCAAAAAACAGCACAAAAAAATATCCAATCATCTTATCGCGAACCACTTGGGGAAACAGACCGTATGGAGCAGATAAAAAGCACCGATACATTTCGTACAACAAAACCTTGCTGGCAGAAGGCAACATCTTTGTGCATCAAGATGTCAGAGGACGTTTTATGAGTCAAGGCGAGTTTGACAATACACGTCCTGTGGTTTCCACGAACAATCCGAAAGCTGTAGATGAGCTGACAGATACCTACGATTCTGTAGAATGGTTGCTAAAAAATGTGCAACACAACAATGGAAATGTGGGCGTTTTAGGCACTTCCTATCCTGGATTTTATGCAGCATTAAGCGCCATTTCTGGGCATCCAGCCATCAAAGCAGTTTCTCCGCAAGCGCCTGTGTGCGATTTATTTTTTGATGATATTCATCGAAATGGAACTTTCGGAATTTACTTTTGGCCTTCGCTAGATGCGATTGGGATACAAACACCTGACAACACTGACAAATGGTGGGATATGTACAATCTTTCTAAAGTAAAAAATAAAGACGGATACGACTTCTATCTGAATGATTTGGGAAGTTTGAAAAATTCAGACAAATTCATGAATCCTGATAACTTTCTATGGAAACAAATCGTGGCGCATCCGAATTATGATAATTTTTGGCAAGAAAGAAATCCATTGCCACACATGAAAAACATTCACTGTGAAGTACTAGTCGTTGGCGGTTGGAATGACATGGAAGATTTATACGGAACGCTCGGCTTTTTCAACGCGATCAATGATCAAAATGCCAACATAAACCCGTATTTAGTCATTGGACCTTGGGCACATGGCGACTACCGATATGAAAGAGGTGCCTATGCTATTGGAAATGTATACTTTGGGAAAAATCTAACGACGTACTTTCAAGAAAAAATAGAAGCTCCTTTCTTCAATCGGTATTTAAAAGGCACGGACAAAGACATAGAAATTCCTAAAATAAGTTTATTTGACACAGGTTCGTTAAAGTGGAAGCATTTTGAAAACTATCCACAAGCAACTGCTAAAAATGAAATAACCTATTACACAAGCGAAAAAGGAAAACTATCACACAACAAAACGAGTACAACATCAGCAACCAAAGGAATTAACTATGTGAGCGATCCAAACAAACCAGTTCCGTATTCGGCAGATCGCACCTTGCAAAAATACTCTCCGAAGCTATTCATTGCAGAAGATCAACGTTTTTCGAGTTCAAGAACAGATGTGATTACATTTTCTACAGAAACCTTGCAAAATGATGTGGAAGTCTTTGGCGCTATAGAAGCGGTATTGCAAGTAGCTACCGATCAAACAGACGCAGATTGGATGGTAAAAGTCATTGATGTATATCCGAATGAGGAAGTGGCAGACAGTCTCAAAATCAATAAAAATGTGCTCATGGAAGGCTACGAACGCATCGTACGATGGGATGTGATACGAGGACGTTTCCGAGAAAGTTTTGAAAGCCCAAAACCTTTTGTTCCCAATCAAAAAACGAAGGTCAACCTAAATTTGTTAGATGTGATGCATACCTTTAAAAAAGGCCATAAAATTATGATTCAAATTCAAAACAGTTATTTCCCGTATTTAGATCGGAATCCCCAAAAATATGTTCCCAATATTTACAAGGCAGACGATTCGGATTTTACAAAAGCCAATCACACAATATTTTTTGACAGTTACATCAAATTCAATGTTGTAAACGGTCAATATCACAAAAAAAACAATGATGAATAA
- a CDS encoding beta-ketoacyl synthase N-terminal-like domain-containing protein yields MMNKDIAIVGVSFSIAGIQNLQEYYEAITAETPKIKGIPEIRKEDVEARFGPQTIGNAGYLDRIDVFDERYFGITKGEAMRMDPEQRLMLEHSVKALYNAGYTRKEVANNRTGFFHTYYYSSYRYFFDDFSNVSLTSHMSGMIGTKVANHLGLKGPVVGYDTTCSSSLVALYYACQSLHIEDCEYAFVGGVNLGVAHAQKVAAAIYSNSEKCLPFDEKADGTVPGEGVICLLLKTLDKAKKDNDTIYGVIKGGAINHGGERIQNITAPSPLAQKEVLLRAWEKSNISVEDIGFIEAHGTGTELGDPIEFEGIQLAFKEKNKKTTCGISSAKGQVGHLDAMSGLAGIVRSLVSLNYQIKPKQQGFQKLNPHIRTELPNVYVQDNTEAWETDKKRMLGVSSFGLTGTNVHMILQEYTTAQQHENSNDKSIHFARLSAKSEALIQATKKHLITYIENNQAVNLHDFSYSLNKLYDAEDAVTASLIFRNNEALLEALKQQTVHIRKDKTLKSVIVLVPGIYDWNAHERTRLLQEYPEIWAEIEKTIPVETFAAKEDFIKNVLIQYGILKSFMQQKDFAAQVLFGGQGKILQQLLSYTSQTEKENYLKTITANSSKDFKATSFINYLNNLQQLSETIFYVVGDQGEMLQAFQSKSKEQHFHKFYMGKNVSGYIEMQQHLFNHGFAVKIPVTKQQFLQNLGLPVFLSKRHWVENVTLDVPDYKTPTNPISSEKNTREFTETEIIQHIKTIWQHTLRIENIGEEDSFFDIGGSSLLGLDVMMDIENVFGIRMEYQDIFQQDTIQKLAEFIAQKLHSEASVVTTTEVAQQQPAIDKEEKYKAAIQEVETLTLATKTFQTIFLTGATGFLGVYLLKELLENTTASIICLVRTSEEMTATERCFKGYESYFGKNALSEAHKNRIEVVAGDVTIAGLGIEPANNALFQSIDIVYHTAAAVNHYGKKERSDLINFHGTKHVFEWAKAHHIPNFNHISSVAVSGSYIENVAEINYNETDLDLGQQFGSYIYSSSKFKAEKYLHEQQNDAMTINVLRLGNLGGDSVRGNFQRNIENNIVYLLFKSLYNSGIYPENYERNIEISPVDQIAKAIYVISTHANNALQTFHLYKFENLTLQNITAAFQHHNITVHPVAQAIFEERIATVISETDANKIPFFGIAQQREQNMDAYTHYHIQTQKTAAFLARIGFSFEPDAMYYSKIIAHCIRMNFFKPEEQLHLNTVSST; encoded by the coding sequence ATGATGAATAAAGATATTGCTATAGTAGGTGTTTCTTTTTCAATTGCTGGAATTCAGAATTTGCAGGAATATTATGAAGCTATTACAGCGGAAACCCCAAAAATAAAAGGAATCCCCGAGATTCGAAAAGAAGATGTAGAAGCGAGATTTGGTCCGCAAACCATTGGAAATGCGGGCTATTTAGATCGTATTGATGTATTTGATGAACGCTATTTCGGAATTACGAAAGGAGAAGCAATGCGTATGGATCCTGAACAGCGACTCATGCTTGAACACTCGGTAAAAGCACTGTACAATGCTGGATACACGCGAAAAGAAGTTGCCAACAACCGAACAGGATTTTTTCATACGTATTACTATTCTTCATACCGTTACTTTTTTGATGATTTTTCAAACGTGTCATTAACCTCGCACATGTCTGGAATGATTGGCACAAAAGTCGCAAATCACCTCGGACTCAAAGGACCAGTCGTTGGTTATGACACTACGTGTTCTTCATCGTTAGTTGCTTTGTATTACGCATGCCAAAGTTTACACATAGAAGATTGTGAATATGCTTTTGTGGGCGGCGTCAATCTTGGGGTAGCGCATGCACAAAAAGTAGCTGCAGCCATCTATTCAAACTCTGAAAAATGCCTGCCTTTTGATGAAAAAGCAGATGGAACCGTTCCCGGAGAAGGCGTTATTTGTCTCTTACTAAAAACCTTAGACAAGGCAAAAAAAGACAACGATACCATTTATGGAGTCATCAAAGGTGGCGCCATCAACCACGGCGGAGAACGCATTCAAAACATCACTGCGCCAAGTCCGTTGGCACAAAAAGAAGTATTGCTCCGCGCTTGGGAAAAAAGTAATATTTCGGTTGAAGACATCGGTTTTATAGAAGCGCACGGAACTGGAACGGAATTGGGCGATCCAATAGAATTTGAAGGAATTCAACTAGCATTCAAAGAAAAAAATAAAAAAACTACTTGTGGCATCAGCTCTGCAAAAGGGCAAGTTGGACACTTAGACGCCATGTCGGGATTGGCAGGAATCGTAAGGAGTTTGGTCAGTTTAAATTATCAAATAAAACCCAAACAACAAGGTTTTCAAAAGCTAAATCCACATATTCGAACGGAATTGCCAAACGTATACGTTCAAGACAACACAGAAGCTTGGGAAACAGACAAAAAGCGCATGTTGGGCGTGAGTTCTTTTGGACTTACGGGAACGAATGTCCACATGATTCTTCAAGAATATACAACGGCACAACAGCATGAAAATTCAAATGACAAAAGCATCCATTTTGCAAGATTATCTGCCAAAAGTGAAGCATTGATACAAGCCACAAAAAAACATTTAATCACTTATATAGAAAACAATCAAGCTGTAAATTTACATGATTTCAGCTATTCGCTAAACAAACTATATGATGCGGAAGATGCAGTGACCGCTTCCTTAATATTCAGAAATAACGAAGCATTGCTGGAAGCATTGAAACAACAAACGGTTCATATTCGTAAAGATAAAACCTTGAAAAGCGTCATCGTTTTAGTGCCAGGAATTTATGATTGGAACGCACATGAACGCACACGGCTTTTGCAAGAATATCCTGAAATTTGGGCTGAAATTGAAAAAACGATTCCTGTGGAAACTTTTGCAGCAAAAGAAGATTTCATTAAAAATGTATTGATTCAATATGGAATATTAAAAAGTTTCATGCAACAGAAAGATTTTGCAGCGCAAGTTTTGTTTGGAGGACAAGGGAAAATACTGCAACAATTGCTGTCGTATACAAGTCAAACCGAAAAAGAAAACTATCTAAAAACGATCACTGCAAACAGTTCAAAGGATTTTAAAGCTACTTCCTTTATCAACTATCTCAATAATTTACAGCAACTTTCAGAAACTATTTTTTATGTCGTGGGCGATCAGGGAGAAATGTTGCAAGCGTTTCAAAGCAAAAGCAAAGAACAACACTTCCATAAGTTTTACATGGGCAAAAATGTTTCGGGATACATAGAAATGCAACAACATCTTTTCAATCACGGGTTTGCTGTAAAAATACCTGTTACAAAACAACAATTCCTTCAAAATTTGGGACTTCCCGTATTTTTATCCAAACGTCATTGGGTAGAAAATGTTACGTTGGATGTGCCTGACTATAAAACACCAACCAACCCTATTTCTTCTGAAAAAAATACACGCGAATTTACAGAAACAGAAATCATTCAGCATATAAAAACAATTTGGCAACACACATTACGCATAGAAAACATTGGCGAAGAAGATAGCTTTTTTGACATTGGCGGAAGTTCGCTTTTAGGCTTAGATGTGATGATGGATATTGAAAACGTATTTGGAATTCGCATGGAATATCAAGATATATTTCAACAAGATACGATTCAAAAATTGGCGGAATTTATTGCACAAAAATTGCACTCAGAAGCGAGCGTGGTAACAACAACAGAAGTTGCGCAACAACAACCAGCAATTGACAAAGAAGAAAAATACAAAGCAGCAATTCAGGAAGTTGAAACACTAACGTTGGCAACCAAAACATTTCAAACAATTTTCTTAACTGGAGCCACTGGATTTTTAGGTGTTTACTTGCTGAAAGAATTGCTGGAAAATACCACCGCAAGCATTATCTGTTTGGTGCGAACCTCAGAAGAAATGACTGCTACAGAACGCTGTTTTAAAGGCTATGAATCGTATTTTGGAAAGAACGCACTTTCTGAAGCGCATAAAAATAGAATTGAAGTCGTAGCAGGAGATGTAACCATTGCAGGATTGGGAATTGAACCTGCTAATAATGCGCTATTTCAATCTATTGATATTGTATATCACACGGCGGCTGCAGTCAATCATTATGGAAAAAAGGAACGATCCGATTTGATCAATTTTCACGGCACCAAACATGTTTTTGAATGGGCAAAAGCGCATCACATTCCAAATTTCAATCACATTTCATCGGTGGCAGTTTCGGGCTCGTATATTGAAAATGTAGCCGAAATCAATTACAATGAAACAGATTTAGATTTAGGGCAACAATTTGGTTCGTACATTTACAGTTCTTCCAAATTTAAAGCGGAAAAATACTTGCACGAACAACAAAATGATGCGATGACTATCAATGTTTTGCGATTGGGCAACTTAGGAGGCGATAGTGTACGAGGAAATTTTCAAAGAAATATTGAAAACAACATTGTTTATCTGCTTTTCAAATCGTTATACAACTCAGGAATTTATCCAGAAAATTACGAACGAAACATCGAAATTTCTCCGGTAGATCAAATTGCGAAAGCGATCTATGTAATCTCAACACATGCCAATAACGCATTGCAAACGTTTCATTTGTACAAATTTGAAAACTTGACTTTGCAAAATATTACAGCCGCTTTTCAGCATCACAATATTACCGTGCATCCTGTGGCACAAGCGATCTTTGAAGAGCGTATCGCAACTGTAATTTCAGAGACAGACGCAAATAAAATTCCGTTTTTTGGCATTGCGCAACAGCGTGAACAAAACATGGATGCATACACACATTATCACATTCAAACTCAAAAAACAGCCGCTTTTTTAGCACGTATTGGCTTTTCGTTTGAACCAGATGCGATGTATTATTCAAAAATTATTGCGCATTGCATTCGAATGAATTTTTTCAAACCTGAAGAGCAACTACATTTAAATACTGTAAGTTCAACATAA